A window of the Cryptosporidium parvum Iowa II chromosome 7, whole genome shotgun sequence genome harbors these coding sequences:
- a CDS encoding hypothetical protein (cryptosporidium family of large secreted proteins (CpLSP) signal peptide, secreted, gene within locus of secreted protein genes) encodes MNSKRLFSKRMPNKIDGSIALCFLAFIIFFVVKVGGTNNENLSPNIHSGDRMLWGIIKSELVTNSWLNLSKIPTEITESDMGISIGVINICSSNKIKIKKQLSFKCINKLRTLLDYTNKKDKGYSIRVRKGVSFNEALARLCLDATNKYLNNSSKICKDKETNRTSTKGKKLTRERKTNEKKISIDGLTRITEKLESSELLKKDNLLKLIQSVLFDYESSLTPSRQLISQIRKPKQSQVSRLIVNRDLKGLAILLSNEKQEDALSFINVLINGDKSEETDNLTFEDIENKINSKHNLSKITNKYKPFGFMPIPEDEWGAVVSWIQENTNKIQRPRGWMIKKTYGKKALRLPENFVASKGVETVFIDNCFKSLRNMAYTVFTAPNGDKYYKYNKENDYGLMIEGESQNERILNIKNACKEIFERYYEYLGIKTQKEEYRFKIHGKLNFLLPLKHDRLFLNKLLKSFYKSINDREKEWHAVVNEARISPLVSSKDLTEEIVPYTFIDERIKRESNLEKKESLLSDVCFKTINTLRKERSQGSSDIPLYNIEIGSENEVSIAKFCKGLFERFILRHIEWLKIIIKSIESDNIKLVDINDPYLEIPEVFLFPEDARLKENCITSLIVVFEKNLQAIENGYPVKVYPQIDYLGDPSDMIENITLFCESLSGKVSPKTHRSKIPVKDEQETIKIMSSEPELIKLVRKNIESNLLLSFETKMETRIDKITQNVSNSNTFRLENWKSHFEEISSLDSHVESMINIFKAQFSEFIDYEGLCEKKIRRYIAHINSKEDEVSDISWLEGYLMETDRLKGDWATELQSIENLHKSMLAAEGELERYVNTIRSVVYGDEKQKELPQVRKMLNGWQKELSNKERVYIKHKIDSLLSKQKHEYNIESLRYEQLERRKVFRDNLKKSFLDQDQNKPLFFDMENCFKQDDEDLVPIYPEKETKEEEKIRNDRIASIETVLNEFKNRFALINSSLNAQLGGLESFLTKARKDFQTAWTESFNTALALQLQLRTRALVEEYVRASERYLLIKRVKADYEYRKSIVSEFQADPSFEVMLNRASEMIERADEEEAELEKELSSLHEQKDKLHLLVEEDMQTIYSQRLKTIRDSKELIRAKIDHEKKLLMQEEKVFEDQLKRDLEYYNIREVSEAAIYRADKLKMLYDATNWLLNFNEKLTISSETQFREDLEKLDYVIPLKKLTNSRSENDERFNFDSLKANLRRHKYTHNEGFDPNDIEDQQELKKEAGPFYNDDQTQGQIPVAAQTLLRMFKEKLVIRLNDIDEINQQILQLNLNVVGSFQYYDYNRERAYKSFRELKYSKGASNLFAIILSHFEWEHIQLRWRVLDLAKHILNEKENKLNEISELRSSLDNKMREFEAIPLSRKLVPIGTSVDMMTNEISGSRKNEEDSLELLPSSIPSYLLSDEDFSQVRSYDLGAKKIILNRILFMLSANESRYVELLKDTITEINNKKKTAELEIQTIRSDLDEFRKTIGYKMLSKEDRDLEEEKFKKKITKITESKNLVPLLAKREILIRKSEKIDSFRDKVQHLFQDPSFTAEQARALENAINEFFGTKSAQFDEITPRIKLAEEINKLQFAEEEIAELEKSMNNMKKQENYAKLHGLKIKSVEIKENISRLNEKISALNEFIQEFQDKHFSKVFEVN; translated from the coding sequence ATGAACAGCAAGAGGCTATTTAGTAAAAGAATGCCAAATAAAATAGATGGGTCTATTGCTTTATGTTTTCTTGcatttatcatttttttcgTTGTAAAGGTTGGAGGTACAAATAATGAGAATTTATCGCCTAATATACACTCAGGGGACAGAATGTTGTGGGGTATTATCAAGAGCGAGCTTGTAACAAATAGTTGGTTGAACTTGAGTAAAATACCAACAGAGATCACTGAAAGTGACATGGGTATTTCAATTGGGgtgataaatatttgtagCTCAAATAAGATCAAGATTAAGAAACAATTATCTTTCAAATGTATAAACAAGCTTCGAACATTATTGGATTAcacaaataaaaaagataagGGGTACTCAATTAGAGTCAGGAAAGGAGTGAGCTTTAATGAAGCTCTGGCAAGACTTTGCCTAGATGCTAcaaacaaatatttgaataattcaagTAAGATTTGTAAAGATAAAGAAACTAACAGAACTTCAACTAAAGGCAAAAAATTGACtagagaaagaaaaacCAACGAAAAAAAGATATCTATTGATGGGCTTACTAGAATTACAGAAAAGTTAGAATCTAGTGAGCTACTAAAGAAggataatttattaaagctAATTCAATCTGTATTATTTGACTACGAATCATCTTTAACTCCAAGCCGACAACTAATCAGCCAAATAAGGAAGCCAAAACAGAGCCAAGTATCTAGATTGATAGTAAATAGAGATTTAAAAGGCTTGGCAATTTTACTTTCAAATGAAAAGCAAGAAGACGCATTATCGTTTATTAATGTGTTGATCAACGGAGATAAATCGGAAGAAACTGATAATTTGACatttgaagatattgaaaataaaataaattcaaaacaCAATTTGTCCAAAATTACTAATAAGTATAAGCCATTTGGTTTTATGCCAATACCTGAAGATGAATGGGGTGCGGTAGTAAGCTGGATTCAGGAAAACACTAATAAAATACAAAGACCAAGAGGTTGGATGATAAAGAAAACGTATGGGAAAAAGGCTTTAAGGCTTCCAGAGAACTTTGTAGCAAGCAAAGGAGTTGAAACTGTTTTCATTGATAACTGTTTTAAAAGTTTAAGAAATATGGCTTATACAGTTTTTACTGCTCCAAATGGGgacaaatattataaatataataaagaaaatgactATGGATTAATGATTGAAGGGGAAAGTCAAAATGAGAGGATTTTAAACATTAAAAATGCATGTAAAGAGATTTTTGAAAGGTATTACGAATATTTAGGAATTAAAACACAAAAGGAGGAGTATAGGTTTAAGATTCATGGTAAGCTAAATTTCTTATTACCCTTAAAACACGACCGtctatttttaaataagcTGCTAAAATCCTTTTATAAGTCAATAAATGATAGGGAAAAGGAATGGCACGCAGTGGTAAATGAGGCAAGAATTTCTCCACTTGTGAGTTCTAAGGATCTCACCGAGGAAATCGTTCCATATACTTTTATTGATGAGAGAATAAAGAGAGAAtcaaatttagaaaaaaaggaaagCCTACTCTCAGATGTTTGCTTTAAAACTATAAATACtttaagaaaagaaaggagCCAAGGATCTTCTGATATAcctttatataatattgaaattggaTCTGAAAATGAAGTCAGTATTGCGAAGTTTTGCAAAGGTCTATTTGAAAGGTTTATCTTGAGGCACATAGAGTggttgaaaataataattaaaagtatCGAAAGcgataatattaaattagttGACATTAATGATCCATACTTAGAAATTCCAGAAGTATTTCTATTTCCTGAAGATGCAAGGTTAAAAGAAAACTGTATTACTAGTTTAATTGTAgtctttgaaaaaaatttacaGGCAATTGAGAATGGATACCCTGTTAAAGTTTACCCTCAAATAGATTATCTTGGAGATCCAAGCGATATGATTGAGAATATAACATTATTTTGTGAGTCTTTATCAGGTAAAGTCAGTCCAAAGACGCATAGAAGCAAAATTCCTGTAAAAGACGAACAAGAAACCATTAAAATAATGAGTTCTGAACCAGAATTGATTAAATTAGTCCGAAAAAATATAGAGAGTAATTTATTGTTGAGCTTTGAAACTAAAATGGAGACTAGAATTGACAAAATTACACAAAATGTTTCCAATTCTAATACATTTAGACTCGAGAACTGGAAGTCacattttgaagaaatttcaTCCTTAGATTCTCATGTTGAATCCatgattaatatatttaaggCTCAATTCAgtgaatttattgattatGAAGGGTTGtgtgaaaaaaaaattagacGATATATAGCccatattaattcaaaagaagaTGAGGTGAGCGATATAAGTTGGCTTGAAGGTTATCTAATGGAGACTGATAGACTTAAGGGTGACTGGGCAACTGAATTGCAGTCCATAGAGAACTTACACAAAAGTATGTTGGCAGCAGAGGGTGAATTAGAAAGATATGTAAATACAATAAGAAGCGTAGTATATGGGGATGAGAAGCAAAAAGAGCTTCCTCAAGTACGAAAGATGCTGAATGGGTGGCAAAAGGAACTAagtaataaagaaagagtTTACATTAAACATAAAATAGATAGCTTATTATCAAAGCAAAAGCACGAgtataatattgaaagttTGAGATATGAACAGTTAGAGAGAAGAAAGGTGTTTAGAgacaatttaaaaaaatcttttctGGATCAAGATCAAAATAAACCTCTTTTCTTTGATATGGAGAACTGTTTTAAGcaagatgatgaagatttaGTTCCAATTTACCCTGAAAAAGAGACAAAAGAGGAGGAGAAAATAAGGAATGACAGGATTGCAAGCATAGAAACTGTGCTAAATGAATTCAAGAATAGATTTGCACTAATAAATAGTAGTTTGAACGCGCAACTTGGTGGGCTAGAAAGCTTTCTAACTAAAGCACGGAAAGATTTTCAAACAGCTTGGACAGAGAGCTTTAACACTGCGCTTGCGTTACAACTACAATTAAGGACCAGAGCATTGGTAGAAGAGTATGTAAGAGCTTCGGAGCGttatttattgattaaAAGAGTTAAAGCTGATTATGAGTATAGAAAAAGTATTGTAAGTGAGTTCCAAGCAGATCCAAGTTTTGAAGTTATGTTAAATAGAGCATCTGAAATGATTGAAAGGGCAGATGAAGAAGAGGcagaattagaaaaagaGCTTTCAAGTTTGCATGAGCAGAAGGATAAATTACATTTATTGGTAGAAGAAGATATGCAGACAATATATTCCCAAAGATTAAAAACAATTAGAGATTCAAAGGAGTTGATAAGGGCAAAAATTGATCATGAGAAGAAACTATTAATGCAAGAGGAAAAGGTGTTTGAAGATCAACTAAAAAGAGATTTAGAGTATTATAATATCAGAGAAGTTTCGGAAGCAGCAATATACAGAGcagataaattaaaaatgttATATGATGCAACGAATTGGTTGTTAAACTTTAATGAAAAGTTAACTATTTCTTCTGAAACTCAATTTAGAGAagatttagaaaaattagATTATGTTATACCACTCAAAAAACTTACAAATTCAAGAAGTGAAAATGATGAGagatttaattttgacTCTTTAAAAGCTAATTTAAGAAGACATAAATATACTCACAATGAAGGGTTCGATCCAAACGATATAGAAGATCAGCAGGAACTAAAAAAGGAGGCAGGACCATTTTATAATGATGACCAGACTCAAGGACAAATTCCAGTAGCAGCTCAAACCCTTCTTAGAATGTTTAAGGAAAAGCTTGTAATCAGGTTAAATGAcattgatgaaattaatcaGCAAATATTGCAGCTTAACTTAAATGTTGTAGGATCTTTTCAGTATTATGATTATAACAGAGAAAGGGCATACAAGTCTTTTagagaattaaaatattctaaGGGTGCATCTAATTTGTTTGCGATAATTTTATCTCACTTTGAATGGGAGCATATCCAGTTAAGATGGAGAGTACTAGACCTCGCCAAAcatattttaaatgaaaaagaaaacaaacTAAATGAAATTTCAGAGCTAAGATCTTCCcttgataataaaatgaGAGAATTTGAAGCTATACCTCTTTCCAGAAAACTAGTTCCAATTGGTACTTCTGTCGATATGATGACTAATGAAATATCAGGCTCGAGAAAAAACGAAGAAGATTCACTTGAATTATTGCCAAGTAGTATTCCAAGCTATTTACTCTCAGACGAAGATTTTAGTCAAGTAAGAAGTTATGATTTAGGCGCAAAGAAGATCATTTTGAATAGGATATTATTTATGTTAAGTGCAAATGAAAGCAGGTATGTAGAGTTATTAAAAGACACAATAactgaaattaataataaaaaaaagacaGCTGAACTTGAGATACAAACAATTCGATCGGACTTAGATGAATTTCGGAAAACCATTGGATATAAAATGCTTTCGAAGGAGGATAGAGATCTAGAGGAAGAAAAgttcaagaaaaaaataactaaaATTACAGAATCAAAGAATTTAGTACCTTTATTAGCAAAGAGAGAGATATTAATTCGTAAATCAGAAAAGATAGATTCTTTTAGGGATAAGGTTCAACATCTATTTCAAGATCCAAGCTTCACAGCCGAGCAGGCTAGAGCTCTTGAAAACGCCATAAATGAGTTCTTTGGAACTAAATCAGCTCAGTTTGATGAGATAACTCCAAGAATCAAACTTGCAGAagaaatcaataaattaCAGTTTgctgaagaagaaattgcAGAGTTAGAAAAGTCaatgaataatatgaaaaaaCAGGAAAATTATGCTAAGTTACACGGtcttaaaataaaaagtgttgaaataaaagagaatatttcaagattgaatgaaaaaattagtgcattaaatgaatttataCAAGAATTCCAAGATAAGCATTTTAGCAAGGTTTTCGAGGTTAATTAG
- a CDS encoding DNAJ domain protein sec63 ortholog, 4 transmembrane domains — translation MSQFRDTFTKEEKSDSLYDDTAFFFFFGTIVICILIFWTYNVLSKVLCPTRKFNKKEFPKSTPSGSQIQYCKCSGCVSNVENIRRKHRSFSNRFSLKMILQVALLGIMWSLTYYMLSKYSENRQIAQFNPYEILEITPSSNTMSIKKAYRLMSLKYHPDKNPNDPTAAAKFMLIAKAYQALTDEVARSNYEKYGNPDGPTSMKVGIGLPSFLVSKKYQLFILCFLSLIILFVIPLAFIIYYRRQKKYASNGVYLTTLYFYSAAISDSTRFKALPEILALSTEFRSLKKNTSEDDKVISHLANILPEFKKRSFNNNSPSFFTAYYLILAHLYRKHSELTPSLKKVLEDILAKSISLTSSMLEISISRNFFHTSTSILAFRRSLIHALDGGPNASFLQIPYITENEVQHIKKGKTAVRNLVEFIKQDPANRKGLAEFNESQKLDIEAFCNLISPIRVDSKVIVDDEQDIVVGDLGTIEINIDRANLKENEACGPVHSPYFPTTKYEEWWIFAVTKGSNPQIIGYTRCSSNEKIVDVKIQFLIETPGSIDISLHLINDSYEGLDQVVNVSFVAKTIKEGIRQIYVHPEDEALDNEPTLFQHIMNQLDDNQLSTDTEDEDDDAAERSSSTE, via the coding sequence atgtctCAGTTTAGGGATACTTTTACAAAAGAAGAGAAGAGTGATTCTCTTTATGACGATACCGcattcttcttcttttttggCACAATTGTAATTTgcattttgattttttggACTTATAATGTACTTTCTAAAGTCCTTTGTCCAACGAGAaagtttaataaaaagGAATTTCCAAAGTCTACTCCGAGTGGATCccaaattcaatattgtAAATGCTCAGGCTGTGTAAGTAATGTGGAAAACATTCGTAGGAAGCACCGTTCATTTTCTAATCGCTTCTCGCTTAAAATGATTTTGCAAGTTGCATTGCTAGGTATAATGTGGTCACTAACTTATTATATGCTATCTAAATATTCAGAAAATCGTCAAATTGCTCAGTTTAATCCATATgaaattttagaaataacTCCATCATCAAATACGATGAGTATTAAAAAAGCATATAGATTGATGTCACTCAAATACCATCCAGATAAAAACCCAAATGATCCAACTGCTGCAGCAAAATTTATGTTAATTGCCAAGGCTTATCAAGCTCTTACTGATGAAGTTGCAAGAAGCAACTATGAGAAATACGGTAATCCTGATGGCCCAACAAGCATGAAGGTTGGAATTGGCCTTCCAAGCTTTCTCGTCTCGAAGAAATATCAACTGTTCATTCTTTGCTTCCTTTCACTGATAATTCTATTTGTGATTCCTTTGGCGTTCATTATTTACTACAGGAGGCAGAAGAAGTATGCATCAAATGGTGTATATCTAACAACTCTGTACTTTTATTCAGCAGCTATATCGGACTCTACACGTTTCAAAGCTTTGCCAGAAATACTCGCTCTTAGCACTGAATTCCGCTCCTTGAAAAAGAACACTTCAGAAGATGATAAAGTGATTTCTCATCTTGCAAACATTCTCCcagaattcaaaaaaagatcTTTCAACAATAATTCCCCAAGTTTCTTCACAGCTTATTATCTTATCCTCGCACACTTATATAGAAAACACTCTGAGCTAACTCCTTCTCTTAAAAAAGTATTGGAAGATATTCTAGCAAAATCAATTTCTCTAACATCATCTATGCTGGAAATTTCTATTAGCCGCAATTTCTTCCATACATCAACTTCAATCTTAGCCTTTAGAAGATCTTTAATTCACGCTCTTGACGGAGGGCCCAACGCGTCATTTTTGCAGATTCCATACATTACAGAAAATGAAGTCCAACATATTAAAAAAGGTAAAACAGCAGTAAGGAACTTGGTTGAGTTTATTAAACAAGATCCTGCTAATCGAAAAGGTTTGGCTGAGTTTAATGAGTCTCAAAAGTTGGATATTGAAGCATTTTGTAACTTAATTTCTCCCATTAGAGTTGATTCAAAAGTTATCGTGGACGATGAACAGGATATTGTCGTTGGAGATCTCGGTACCATCGAGATTAATATTGACCGTGCAAActtgaaagaaaatgagGCTTGTGGGCCAGTCCATTCTCCTTATTTCCCAACAACAAAGTATGAAGAGTGGTGGATATTTGCAGTAACAAAAGGATCCAATCCCCAAATCATCGGATATACGCGTTGTTCTTCTAACGAAAAGATAGTAGATGTAAAGATTCAGTTCCTTATTGAAACTCCAGGAAGCATAGATATTTCTCTTCATCTTATTAATGATTCCTATGAAGGGCTTGATCAGGTGGTTAACGTAAGTTTTGTTGCCAAAACTATTAAAGAAGGCATAAGACAGATATATGTTCATCCAGAAGATGAAGCCTTAGACAATGAGCCAACATTATTCCAGCACATAATGAATCAACTTGATGATAATCAGCTTTCTACTGACAcagaagatgaagatgatgatgcTGCGGAGAGAAGTTCCAGTACCGAATAG